The Bradyrhizobium sp. CCBAU 051011 DNA segment TTAAGCACCATCCACCGTGACATGCCAACTTTCAAATTTAGCCGGCGTGATGCTGATGCTGCAGTCAACTATCTCAAATCCGTTCAGCGTTCCAGGAAGTCAAAGCCATAGCGACACTTCCTGGATGTGGCCAACTATCTTGGCCGTGCTTTCGTGGCGTAACCCCGCGGGGTTTATGCGGCCCGTTCACTCGTAGCGTAATGCTTCGATTGGATCGAGCCGGGCGGCCTTCCGAGCAGGGTAGTAGCCGAAAAAGATGCCAACGGCTGCCGAGAACAGGAACCCGCCCGCAATGGCGGCGAGCGATATCGGCGCCGCGCAGCCGGTGAGGCAGAAATGGCGAGTGTCGCGCCGACGATATTCCCGCGGTGCCGCCGCTGAAGGGAGGGGTACATTTGCAGCGCATCTTTGCTGCCGGTTTCGCCAGGGCCCGACTGCTTGTTCATCTCGCCTAAACCTCACGGAATAGTTGTTAAATCTAGCCCGCTGGTGACCGAGGCAGCTGATCGGCATCAAGGCGATCGGTTGACACTTGGTTCAGCTGAAAGCCATGCTGCCGGTAGGAAGCAGTGTGAGGTGTGCAGCAGAGCTAACCAGACCCTTGCGGACGGTTCATGGCGTCGGTAACGCAAGTGCAAGCCGTCTGTCCTCAAGTCGCGCCTTGGCCTTGATGACATGGGCCGTCTGCGAATATTCGTTGTCAGTGTTGACGCGGACCGCGATCCCGAAGCCCGCGACTCCGATACCCGCCACCAGTGCAGCGACCACGATTTTCATGTGGGTCGTGCGATCTGCGGTATAGATCGAGTGGTTCATCGCGGACCTCCAAAAGTGGCGATTCTTGAAGTCGTATTTCCTGCCTTATGCGACTGCGATCGGGTGGACGAGAGATGTGTGCCCTCACGCATCCATATTGTGCAGGCGCTGTCTGTTACGAAGCATGATCTGGCGAGCGCCGGAAAAGCCAAGCACGCCATCATTGTGAAGTTGTGATAGGGCGCGGGAGACTGTTTCAAGCGTGAGCCCCAGATAGTCTCCGATGTCCCTGCGGCACATTGGAAGCGCCATCATGCCAGTCCCGGCCAAACGACGATCCATCTCAAGCAGGAAGCTTGCTACGCGCTCCATCGCGTTCTTGCGGCCCAGAAGCAGCATGTGGTCTTCGGCATGTCGAAGTTCGCCGGCCGTGATGGTCCAGAGGCTCCGGGCAACATGGGCGGTCATGCCGGCTGCCTGTTCGAGGCTGCGGCGTTTCACCAGGCGAACCGTGGTGTCGACAATCGCTTCGGCGGTCAGCCGATGGACCGGTCCGGACTCCAGCCCGAAGACATCGCCTGGAAGGTGGAATGCGCCAATCTGGCGCCGTCCGTCGGAAAGCAGTTTGTAACTCCGGACCGAGCCGCTAATGACCTGATAGACGTAGTCCGAAGGCTCATCCTCCCCATAGATTTCCTCATCCTTCTTGTAGGAGAATTCCGTGGCGACAAGGCCCGCATGACCGGTGATTGTATGGAATTGGTCGGGACGGCTGCTGGCAGTGCCGACTTTGGGATTTGCGACGGGAACGCTGATCGATTGAGTGAGCATGTGCCATCTCCTGAGCGGACTGATGGCCAATTGTTAGTTTAGGTCACTGCGTCGCGAAATTTCGTTTCTTTTCTTAAGGGCGGATCCCTAAGTAGTTTACCGGAGGTCTCCAGCCTTCAAAAACCCTCCTGGAAGCAAATGAGGATACGACCCTTAACCAACTTCTGAAGTCCAACGAGGTCGATATAGGTCAGCGCGGGCGTCAGGCGCCATTAAGAATGCAGGCTACAGTTGGTCGGTGCCGGTGAAATTGTCACCCGGCGACATGGCTGCGACAATCGCGGCTTGAATGGTCTTGTCCTGCAACCTTATGGCACGGGTCAGCGACAGGAGGCGCCGGCGGGTGTCATAGAGCTGATCGAGCAGGGACAGCACCACCGGAAGCGCGCTGCGATCAATCTCGAGTTCGTAGGTCAGGGTGCAGATGAGACGGATCCGGGCACATTCCATGTCCGAGAACGACAAACCCGCGTCCCGCTCTGCAATGACCAGCTCGTCGCGGATCCAGCCTTCGAGATCGCCCCGTTGCAGCGAGGGTACGGTCGCCAGCAGGTCATCGATTGCCATCATTGCTCACATCTCCCTGCGCGGATTCTGCTCGTTTTTCGGTTGCCATGTCTCCAGAAATTCGACCAGTTCGGGTTCTTCGGCTGTGGGCAGCACCACCTTGAGGGCGATCAGTTGATGCCCGCGCTGTCCGGTTTTGCGGTTGCGAATGCCCATTTCACGCAGCCGCAAGGTGGTGCCCGTATTCGATCCCTTCGGGACGGTCATCGTCACTGATTGACCTATTGTCGGCACCTGGATCCGGCCACCGAGCATCGCTTCCCTCAGGGTCACTGGAACCTCGACATGGATGTTGTCGTCCTTGCGGCGAAAGAACGGATGCGGCTGGATGTGCAGCTCGACATAGGCATCGCCCGGCGGCCCTCCGCCATAACCGGGCATTCCCTGTTCTTTCAGCCGCAGCATCTGCCGGTCCTCGGCGCCTTCGGGAACGATCACCTGCAAGGTCTTGCCCTCGGGCAAGGTGATGGTGTGGGTGGCGCCATTGGCAGCGTCCAGGAAGGCCACAGGAAGCACATAGCTCACATCCTGCCCGCGCGCCCGAAACGTCCTCTGTTGCCCCCTGCCGGCAAATGCTTTTGCCAGGAATTCCTCCAGTTCCTCGTTGTTGTCGAAACCGTCCTGCGCGGCATGCGAGGTGTAGGCGGGCCCGTCGGCGAAGTCGCGATAGAATCGTTCCTGCGGCCGCTCCGCACCGCTGGCGTCGATCTCACCCGCATCAAACTTCCGCCGCTTCTCCTTGTCCTTGAGCAGATCGTTGGCAGCCGATATGTCCTTGAATTTTGCCTCCGCCTCCTTGTCGCCCGGGTGAAGATCGGGATGAAATCTGTGCGCCAGTTTCTTGAAGGCGTCCTTGATCTCCTTGTCGGTCGCAGATCGGGCTACGCCGAGCGTCTCGTAAGGGTCTTTCATTCTTCCGATCCCTTCAAATCAGCCCGCGCGCGATCAATGTGATCCAACCCAAGCAGCAGCGATGCGACCCGATTGGCGGAGGAGGCCCATTCCGCAAGGCGTGCATAATTGTCGGTGAACCAATTGAACGCGCTTGTCACGATGACGAAGGCGGCTGCGGCCTGAACCACTTCCCCGAGACTCATCGCACCTGCAAGATATTTCGGGGTGCACAGCAGCAAGCCGACGATGGGTGTCATCAGGACGCTGGCGTGTGTGATCAGTGTCAACCGCATCAGCTGCCAACAATAGGTTCGCCAAATGGCGATCACCGCCTTCAAAGCCGAGCCAACAGCCTGGCGCCCATCCTTCTTGCTATCCTTGAGTGCGGTACCTTCACCGATTTCGCGCAGATGGGTCCCGATCGATCTCAGTTCGGCTTCGCTTCGTTTGTTCTCTTCCAGCACGTGGACCAGGTGCCGGGCAATCAGCAAGGTAGCGGCCGAAAGCAGGATGGAATAGACGACAACCGACACGACAAGGTAGCCGGGAATGTTGAGCGTAAGGCTGGCGAAGCTTACGATGAGGCCATCTCCAACGGACCAGAGCACGCCGATAAACGTAATCGCCGTGAGGAACGACGAGAATAGTCCGATCGTGAGGTCAATGGGAAGATCAGTCGCGATCCTCACGTCCTCGGCGATCCGAAATTCGGGAGTTTGATGGTCCCCGGGTACGAACCTCAGCCGGACATAGTGATCCTTTTCCAGCCAATAATCGTAGAGATGGTTGCTCAGCCACTCTCGCCATGTGCGCTGCATGGTCATCCGGCCCCAGACCGAAACGATGGCGAGAAAAATGCTGGCGGCGGCCAACGGAATGAACCGCAGCGCCTGCTCCCAGAGACCCGTCGCATCCCTGCGGCCGATTGCATCGAAGAAATCGCGATTCCAGAAATTCAGCCCGTACTGCACCCATAGTTGCAGGAGCACCGTGGCGACCAGCAGGACGACCAGCGGCCATGCGCGCCACGCTGAACGGCCGCTCCAGAAGCCGGAGGCACTTTGCCAGAAGCGAGAGAGCAACTGCCCTTCGTCCGGAGCAACGTAAACCTGATCCGGCATTTCGCTTCGTGTTGATAGCGGCGGGGCCTGCTCGATGGATGGTACGATACCACTAGTGGACATTGGCGTACCTACTTCAAAAAGGCGAACGCCATCATGGCAATGCAGGTCGCAAATCCGGCCGCCGGGACGAGAACGGGGATGGTTACATGTTGCGTTTTGGACCGCACACCGCGATAGCGAAGCCGGAGCAATGATAGATTGACAAGCGCAAAGACTACAAGGGTTGCCAGAGAAGTACCTTCTGCAAGCGATGCCAGTGGTACGAACAGCGCAAGGGGGACGACCATCGCTACAATCAGCACTGTCGCGACCAAGGGAGCTCCAGTTCGCGGGCTCACCTGCGCGAGGACGGCAGGCAACTGGCGCTCCCGCGCGACGCCGTAGATAACCCGCGCCGCCATCGTCATCTGCGCAAGTATCGTGTTCAGCGTTGCGACAATGGCGATAGCGCTGATCGTCGCGGGGCCGCCCCCGGCGACTTCACGAAAGACCAGACTCAGCGGTGCCGACGAGGACGATAGGCGGTCAATCGGCACGGCGGTCACCGCGACAGCGGCGACGACTACATACAGAGCTGTCGAGATGAGCAACGTCAGTATCATGGCACGCGGGATGTCGCGGTGCGGAACCTTCGCTTCCTCGACAACATTCGCAAGGTCCTCGAAGCCGATAAAAGCAAAAAATGCGAGCAGACTACCGAAGGCGATTCCTGACAGCCCGGTTGCATTCAATGGTGGTGTGTGTGCAGTCGTTGCGACAACGGGAAGGTCTGTGTAAACGGCAGCGACGACAACGATAACAAGACCACCGACCTCGATCAGCGTAAAGATACTCGCCAGGACAACGGATTCCAGAATTCCCCAGCATGCCACGCCTCCAAGAACCGCCAGAACCGCGATCGCGATTGCAGATTTGGGAAGGCTGACGAATTGCTGGATATAACCGGCGGATCCAAGCGTTACGGCTGCCGAGGAAATCACCCCGGTAGCAACGGTCAGCAGACCGACGGTCGTCGAGAATCCACGCGATCGAAAGGCTGCCCTGACGTAAGCCGCTTCGCCGGCGCTGACCGGAAAGCGTGTTGATAAATCCGCGTAGGAGGCAACGGTCAGACCCATCACCACCGCCGCAAGGACGAATGACCATGGAGCATAAATACCTGCATGGCCGGCAACCGCACCGATCAGTACATAGATGCCTGCGCCGAGCGTGATTCCTGTCCCGTATAAAACAAGTAGAGGCAATCCAAGACGGCGGCGCAAGGGCACAAAGGCTTCAGTCGCTCGCTCGCTCATCATTTGAAGCCTCAGGCCGCGATAGCTTGGCGCTTGCGCCGGTCCGACCGCTGAGCGATTGGTATCCGGTGTCCTCTCTTGAGATCATGATTGCGCGGATCGTTCTCGCTTTCTCAAAGAGACTGCTTGGGTCCGGAATATCAGGTCGGTTCCTGAACGTCGGGGTAGACGCGCTCTCGATGTACCTCCGCACCCGACTCGTTGATGACAACTATAGAAAGCATGGGGTCTTTGCGAGGCTGCTCGTTGCTTAACCGCCGTGCAAGCTCTTTGCTATGCTCGATTGCATCCGCGACCTCAGGAAACTCCAGTCCAGCTCTATCCCTGATCGGGATGCCGTCTTTCCTGTCAAAGTAAAATGTTGGCATGAATGGTTCCTGTATAATCGTCACGGTTTGAGCGGATGCTCTTGAAGCCGATGAGGCCTCATGAACATCCGCGAATCTGACGTCCAGAGAAGCGTGCTCAGTATCGTTTGGCCGCGGGCCTCCTTTACGCTTGCGTCCAATAGATCACTGCGAAGGCACCGACCATGCGATAGATCAAATATCCCCTTGCGTTGTTGGTCTCTCGTTCCCGACAATCGTGTGAGCAAGTCCAGCCACGCGGGCACCTGGACACGGCAGATGGGCAATCTGGGCGAGAGATCAAAAACTAGCGCGACGCCTTATTCGAGTGACTTCAGAAAGCTGATGAAATCACCGACCTGACCGGGATCCAGCCGAAACTCCGGCATCCTTGGGTGGCCTGTCGACAACCCTTCGCCGAGTGCGTCCTCCAGCGTTTCGACCGGATATCGCTTGTGAAGAGTTCGAAATGGGAGCGCGGCGACGCGAGGGCTTCGGGTCGTTCTGTCGATCGAATGACAACGCGAACAATTGGCTTGCGCAAAGGCCCTTCCGCGCCGGACACTTTCTATGTCGGCAAGTGCGGGAAAGCTCATGGCGATGCTTGAAACAATAAATATTGAAAGAACATTTGGCGTAAATGCCTGTCGCTGCGTGCTCATCTGAATGGTTCTTTCAACCTGCCAAGCAACTATCATCCATTCGTTCCGGTCTCGTTTGATGCAGATCAAGCGCGATAATTCTGCTCCAAGCCGGCGGTCGCGCTTGATCTGCGTCAATGGTAAGGCGCTCAATGTGGATAGCCTTGATCCAAAATTGGAGGCTGTGAATGCGCGCGCATCAAATCATGACCCGCAAGGTCATCACGGTGAAAGCCGATACCTCAATACGGGACGCTGCAAATCTAATGCTGCAAAACCATATCAGCGGACTCCCTGTGGTCGACGAGGCTGGCCGGTTGATCGGTATTGTCTCGGAAGGAGACTTTCTTTGCCGCAGCGAGATCGGCACGCAAACACCGCGCATCCGATGGCTCGACTTTCTCATGGGTTCCGGGAAATCGGCCGTCGATTTCGTGCGTGAGCACGGTCGCAAGGTTAGCGAGATTATGACGCAAGACGATCTCTACACCGTGACAGAGGACACGCCACTGGAGGATCTCGTCCGGTTGATGGAGCGAAAGAATGTCAAGCGTGTGCCTGTTGTGCGCGAAACCGCTTTGGTTGGAATTGTGACGCGGGCTGACCTGCTCCGGGCCGTCGCAAGCCTTGCTCGAGACATTCCGGATCCGACTGCCGATGACGACCACATCCGCGGTCGCGTGATCGCATCCATTGAGAAGAACGAATGGCAGCCGGCGCAGCTTGGTGTCACGGTGCGAGACGGGATCGTCCATTTGAGCGGTATGATCATGGATGAGCGCTTTCGGCGGGCGACCATCGTTGCCGCTGAGAATGTCGACGGGGTCAAGTTGGTCCACGATCACCTCTACCTGTTCGACGCGATGTCCGGGCTTTCGTTCCGGTCGCCAGAAGATGAGGACTGGGGCAAAGACCGGTTAATGCAGTGGCGTTTCGGGTGTACGAGGGGGATTCAAGCATGAGTGAGACCTTCTTGCGTCAAATCATCCTCGAGGAACTGGAGTATGAACCCAGCCTCGATGCCACTCATATCGGGGTTGCCGTAGAGAAGGGGGTCGTCACATTGACCGGCCATGTCGCAAGCTTCGCACAGAAGCAGGCGGCGATCGCCGCTGTGCGACGAATTCATGGCGTTCGAGCGATCGCCGACGAGATGGAGGTGCGCTATCCTTTCGAGCAGAAAATTGACGATGAGGAAATCGCCAAACGGGCTGTCGATGTCTTGGGCTGGAATAGCGTCGTGCCCGATCGAGCGATCCAGGTCCTCGTCCGAAATGGCTGGGTGACATTAACAGGCGACGTCGATTGGCACTTTCAGAAGCAATCCGCCGAAGATGCCATTCGAAAGCTCTCGGGCGTCCGTGGCATTATAAACCGTGTTGCGATCAAACCTCGAGTGCAAGCGACAGACATTAAGAAGAAGATTGAGGACGCGCTGCGGCGGCGCCTTGAGTCAGAAGTAAGAGGGATACGCCTTACTGTCGAGGACGGCGGCGAGGTTACTCTTGAAGGCGTTGTGGACAATTGGAATGAACACCAGGCTATCGAGACTGCCGCATGGTCAGCGCCAGGAGTGATAGCCGTCCACAATCGGTTGTCTGTGGGCGCATAGCAACCGATCCAGGGTAAACCACGGAGCGCGCGAAGTTGTGCGACCTAATCCTGAGTGACATATCTACGATGCTAAAACACTCAAGAGCGTCCGAGCCATCAATTGCCACTGTGATCGTCAACAGGGCACCATGCGAGCAAATGCGTCTGTTGTCAGCGTGAAGGCGGGGCAGTCATTCAGCCTTCGCCCGGGAGACGGGCGTCGAGCGCGACGCCTCAGCGGGCGGCGCTGGAAGTAGAGCTGAAGCTCGATGCTGCCGCGGAACATCTCGACATTCTGAAGAAGCACCCTCTTTTTCGCAAGAGTAGATCGAGCTGAAAAGACGAGGTATTTCGATCTATTTAGACACCAAGGACCGCGTGTTTCGCCGACATGGTCTATCGTTTCGGCTTCGGCGTAAGGGTGAGAAGGTTCTTCAGACCATCAAAGGACCTTATCGCGGAGTTCTCGATCGCAGCGAGCGAGAAACTCCGTTCACTGGCGATGGTGACGATCATCCTGGTGCAGTCGAGGTGTTTATGCGCCACCTTGATGGAAATTTGCCGACATCGCTAAGGCCCGTCTTCAAGACGAGAATTGAACGTGAAACCTACCCGATCGGAGGCATTTGAGGTTTGCCTGGACAAAGGTGAGATAATCGCCGGCCGGCGCTCCACTCCGATCGCCGAGATCGAGTTGGAGCTGAAAAGCGGCGACCGGGGACAGTTGTTCGCTCTTGCGAGACAGATTTCTGCGATTGTACCGGCTGAAATCTCCTTTAAGTCCAAATCGGAGCGGGTTACGACTTCGTAGATGGAATCAAGGACCGATGTACCATGGCGCGGTATCCGGTTTTACCGCGATTTCCCAGCACGGCCGAGGCTTTTCAAATTATCTGTGGCGAATGCCTGCATCAACTGATTGCGAACCGGGCCGGAGTGAGGGCCCACATAGCAGAAGCGCTTCACCAGGCACGAGTCGCGCTAAGGCATTTGGATGCCGCCGTAAAGCTCTTCAGAAAGATCCAGAGCGAGAAGGCAACGAAGGTCGCTGGCGAGCATGGATTGGCGATGAACTAGCAAGGGCGCGCTAGCTGGACGTGTTCATGACTGATTTCCTTGTGCCGCTCAGGAGCAAACAACCGACCAACTTGCGCTGACGAAGGTTTACCGTGCCTGCGTCCAGTTACGCGAAGAAGCGTATGAAAAGGCTAATGCCGCGCTATCCTCGCAACGATTCCGTACGTTCCTTATTGATGTCTCAGAGTGGATCGAAACCGGGAACGAAGAGCGAAAGGCGAGATCGCGAAAGGGTGAGCCATCGGCAAAGGACATTGCATCCAAGACGCTATCCAAAACGTCGCGCGAGATGATGGCCATAAGACAAATTGACAAGCTCGATCTGCGTTGTCTTCATAAGCTGCGTCTGCGTGCAAAGCGCATGCGCTATACCATTGAATTTACCAGAGGCCTGTGCGAGGTAAATCCCAATCGCGTCGAAGGAATGCTTAAGCAACTCGGGAAGCTACAGGCGGTCCTCGGGCAGTTGACTGATAGCGAGGACGATATTGAGCCGAATTGCTGGGGAGGCAGAAGCCGACCCCGAGAGTGTCCGAAGGATCACGTTCTGGATCTGAGGGCGTCTGCCGATTGCCGCGCCGGTATCGTGCTATTCAGGCCTGAAAAACATATGACCCAGGTGCCGGACCATAAGAGGGTAAGCCGCCAGCGGCGTTTGACAGGTATGATGGAGTAACTCTCACAGACGAAGAGTGGGCATCAAGCCAACGGAGCCATTCCGGCCACCATGATCCCTGTTTTTGCGAGGCTGAAGCAAGCCACGTATCGGGATCGACATATTTGTCGGAAGCGTCAGAAGTGCTGATGCGATAGTACGCGCCGGACTTTCCCGGCGGGCTCACGACGGAGCTGTTATGGCCTCCGCCCGTGAGAATGAACTCGGTGTCCGCGGAGCTATAAAGCTCCACCTTGTAGACCGACCGCCAGGGCGCGATGTGATCCCTTTCAGCTCCAAGCGCAAATAAGGGCGTCTTGATATCCTTCAGCGCCACGGCGCGGCCATCCACGAGATAGTTGCCGTGAGCGAAGCTGTTATCGAGGAACAGCTGGCGCAGATACTCGCTGTGCATTCGCGCCGGCATGCGCGTCGCATCGGCTAGCCAGGCATCGAGGTCGGTTGGGGTACGAGGCTGGCCGAGAAGGTAGCGCTCAATAAATTGAGAGAAGATCATCTCATTGGCGCGAAGGACGGAGAATGCGCCGGCCATTTGCCGTGTATCGAGAAAACCCTGGACGTGCATTATGTCCTCGAGCAAGGCGAGCTGGCTTTCGTCGATGAACAGCATCAGCTCGCCGGCTTCTTCGAAATCGGTCTGGGCTGCGAGCAGACTAAGACTTGCAAGCCTGTCATCGCGGTCTCGATCCATGGCCGCCGCGGCGATAGCCAAAATGGTACCACCCAGACAGTATCCCACGGCGTGCAGCTTCCTGCCGGGGACGATCTCGCCGATCGTGTCCATGGCAGTCATGACCCCCCTGCTTCGGTAGTCATCGAATGATGTGTCTCTAAGTTCTGCGCCGGGGTTCTTCCATGATATCATGAACACCGTGAAGCCCTGGTCGACCAGATAACGAACGAGGGAATCTGCCGGGCGGAGATCGAGAACATAGTACTTCATGATCCAGGCCGGGACGATGAGCAACGGTTCTTCGTGCACTTGCGGTGTCGTCGGAGCATATTGGATTAGCTCCATCAGTTCGTTTCGAAACACCACCTTGCCTTCGGTCAGCGCAATG contains these protein-coding regions:
- a CDS encoding alpha/beta hydrolase, encoding MTPDQAPATRSDAGTVLPGRSTSLLREFDRRRRGRFGILFGGQSPWAALQAWEDWAFHLMLSSGKQIELCELASGAVLSLYRALLTGEAQGDGLGPNSDDRRFRDPSWKRPPFNILAQAQLAAEAQWRAATRDIPGMGRHHAKRIDFLGSFMLNALAPVNFAWTNPAVLDAAWRTAGANFAAGASLLAEDIARLARGKQLKGLEEFKIGENIALTEGKVVFRNELMELIQYAPTTPQVHEEPLLIVPAWIMKYYVLDLRPADSLVRYLVDQGFTVFMISWKNPGAELRDTSFDDYRSRGVMTAMDTIGEIVPGRKLHAVGYCLGGTILAIAAAAMDRDRDDRLASLSLLAAQTDFEEAGELMLFIDESQLALLEDIMHVQGFLDTRQMAGAFSVLRANEMIFSQFIERYLLGQPRTPTDLDAWLADATRMPARMHSEYLRQLFLDNSFAHGNYLVDGRAVALKDIKTPLFALGAERDHIAPWRSVYKVELYSSADTEFILTGGGHNSSVVSPPGKSGAYYRISTSDASDKYVDPDTWLASASQKQGSWWPEWLRWLDAHSSSVRVTPSYLSNAAGGLPSYGPAPGSYVFQA
- a CDS encoding SbmA/BacA-like family transporter; the encoded protein is MSTSGIVPSIEQAPPLSTRSEMPDQVYVAPDEGQLLSRFWQSASGFWSGRSAWRAWPLVVLLVATVLLQLWVQYGLNFWNRDFFDAIGRRDATGLWEQALRFIPLAAASIFLAIVSVWGRMTMQRTWREWLSNHLYDYWLEKDHYVRLRFVPGDHQTPEFRIAEDVRIATDLPIDLTIGLFSSFLTAITFIGVLWSVGDGLIVSFASLTLNIPGYLVVSVVVYSILLSAATLLIARHLVHVLEENKRSEAELRSIGTHLREIGEGTALKDSKKDGRQAVGSALKAVIAIWRTYCWQLMRLTLITHASVLMTPIVGLLLCTPKYLAGAMSLGEVVQAAAAFVIVTSAFNWFTDNYARLAEWASSANRVASLLLGLDHIDRARADLKGSEE
- a CDS encoding CHAD domain-containing protein, yielding MTKVYRACVQLREEAYEKANAALSSQRFRTFLIDVSEWIETGNEERKARSRKGEPSAKDIASKTLSKTSREMMAIRQIDKLDLRCLHKLRLRAKRMRYTIEFTRGLCEVNPNRVEGMLKQLGKLQAVLGQLTDSEDDIEPNCWGGRSRPRECPKDHVLDLRASADCRAGIVLFRPEKHMTQVPDHKRVSRQRRLTGMME
- a CDS encoding cytochrome c; protein product: MTQIKRDRRLGAELSRLICIKRDRNEWMIVAWQVERTIQMSTQRQAFTPNVLSIFIVSSIAMSFPALADIESVRRGRAFAQANCSRCHSIDRTTRSPRVAALPFRTLHKRYPVETLEDALGEGLSTGHPRMPEFRLDPGQVGDFISFLKSLE
- a CDS encoding APC family permease translates to MMSERATEAFVPLRRRLGLPLLVLYGTGITLGAGIYVLIGAVAGHAGIYAPWSFVLAAVVMGLTVASYADLSTRFPVSAGEAAYVRAAFRSRGFSTTVGLLTVATGVISSAAVTLGSAGYIQQFVSLPKSAIAIAVLAVLGGVACWGILESVVLASIFTLIEVGGLVIVVVAAVYTDLPVVATTAHTPPLNATGLSGIAFGSLLAFFAFIGFEDLANVVEEAKVPHRDIPRAMILTLLISTALYVVVAAVAVTAVPIDRLSSSSAPLSLVFREVAGGGPATISAIAIVATLNTILAQMTMAARVIYGVARERQLPAVLAQVSPRTGAPLVATVLIVAMVVPLALFVPLASLAEGTSLATLVVFALVNLSLLRLRYRGVRSKTQHVTIPVLVPAAGFATCIAMMAFAFLK
- a CDS encoding BON domain-containing protein encodes the protein MSETFLRQIILEELEYEPSLDATHIGVAVEKGVVTLTGHVASFAQKQAAIAAVRRIHGVRAIADEMEVRYPFEQKIDDEEIAKRAVDVLGWNSVVPDRAIQVLVRNGWVTLTGDVDWHFQKQSAEDAIRKLSGVRGIINRVAIKPRVQATDIKKKIEDALRRRLESEVRGIRLTVEDGGEVTLEGVVDNWNEHQAIETAAWSAPGVIAVHNRLSVGA
- a CDS encoding CHAD domain-containing protein, translating into MARYPVLPRFPSTAEAFQIICGECLHQLIANRAGVRAHIAEALHQARVALRHLDAAVKLFRKIQSEKATKVAGEHGLAMN
- a CDS encoding helix-turn-helix domain-containing protein → MLTQSISVPVANPKVGTASSRPDQFHTITGHAGLVATEFSYKKDEEIYGEDEPSDYVYQVISGSVRSYKLLSDGRRQIGAFHLPGDVFGLESGPVHRLTAEAIVDTTVRLVKRRSLEQAAGMTAHVARSLWTITAGELRHAEDHMLLLGRKNAMERVASFLLEMDRRLAGTGMMALPMCRRDIGDYLGLTLETVSRALSQLHNDGVLGFSGARQIMLRNRQRLHNMDA
- a CDS encoding DnaJ C-terminal domain-containing protein, with the translated sequence MKDPYETLGVARSATDKEIKDAFKKLAHRFHPDLHPGDKEAEAKFKDISAANDLLKDKEKRRKFDAGEIDASGAERPQERFYRDFADGPAYTSHAAQDGFDNNEELEEFLAKAFAGRGQQRTFRARGQDVSYVLPVAFLDAANGATHTITLPEGKTLQVIVPEGAEDRQMLRLKEQGMPGYGGGPPGDAYVELHIQPHPFFRRKDDNIHVEVPVTLREAMLGGRIQVPTIGQSVTMTVPKGSNTGTTLRLREMGIRNRKTGQRGHQLIALKVVLPTAEEPELVEFLETWQPKNEQNPRREM
- a CDS encoding CBS domain-containing protein yields the protein MRAHQIMTRKVITVKADTSIRDAANLMLQNHISGLPVVDEAGRLIGIVSEGDFLCRSEIGTQTPRIRWLDFLMGSGKSAVDFVREHGRKVSEIMTQDDLYTVTEDTPLEDLVRLMERKNVKRVPVVRETALVGIVTRADLLRAVASLARDIPDPTADDDHIRGRVIASIEKNEWQPAQLGVTVRDGIVHLSGMIMDERFRRATIVAAENVDGVKLVHDHLYLFDAMSGLSFRSPEDEDWGKDRLMQWRFGCTRGIQA